Proteins found in one Methylobacter sp. S3L5C genomic segment:
- a CDS encoding MucB/RseB C-terminal domain-containing protein, whose amino-acid sequence MTAIKHFFVVLILSIGIVSAKEPELTARQILMKMNHAMAVLNYQGTVAFFKNGKLEPMKYVHVAKNGVEQERLLSLNSPLREIIRDAGKVSCLFKETQQTQVDYRPFERSFLVDMPSNLDDISAIYEFRLVGQENIAMLPSYVITIQPQDNVRYLRKIWVEKRYFLPLKVAVYDHSGTLLEQVVFTDIAVKDALSFITIKSLDTKNSAQHIQQIPTQSPDQAAFVVTALPAGFRGIFFARKPIHNNEQPVDHLLLSDGFTSVSIYMESKSAGMLSGLQSVGAVNLYSRTINNYQLTVMGEVPAETAKYIAEGIKLRDLTN is encoded by the coding sequence ATGACTGCGATTAAGCATTTCTTTGTAGTTTTAATTTTATCTATCGGGATTGTTTCGGCAAAAGAACCTGAGTTAACTGCTCGCCAAATATTGATGAAAATGAACCATGCCATGGCAGTCTTAAATTATCAAGGCACGGTTGCATTCTTTAAAAATGGCAAACTGGAGCCAATGAAATATGTCCACGTGGCTAAAAATGGTGTTGAGCAGGAACGTCTATTGTCGTTAAACTCGCCGTTGCGTGAAATTATCAGGGACGCAGGTAAAGTTAGTTGCCTGTTTAAGGAAACACAGCAAACGCAGGTCGATTACCGGCCATTTGAACGCTCTTTTCTGGTTGATATGCCGAGCAATCTGGATGATATAAGTGCTATTTATGAGTTCAGGCTAGTGGGGCAGGAGAATATTGCCATGCTGCCGAGCTACGTTATTACCATCCAACCCCAAGATAATGTAAGGTATTTACGAAAAATATGGGTTGAAAAACGCTATTTTTTGCCCCTTAAAGTAGCTGTTTACGACCATTCTGGTACTCTTTTAGAACAGGTTGTTTTTACCGATATAGCCGTTAAAGATGCGTTGTCTTTTATTACGATTAAATCCCTGGATACCAAGAATTCAGCTCAGCACATCCAACAGATACCGACGCAATCCCCGGATCAGGCGGCATTTGTTGTAACAGCGCTGCCAGCAGGTTTTCGGGGTATATTTTTTGCCCGTAAGCCCATACACAATAATGAACAACCTGTTGATCATTTATTGTTAAGTGATGGCTTTACTTCCGTGTCAATTTATATGGAAAGCAAAAGTGCCGGAATGTTGTCGGGTCTTCAATCTGTCGGTGCGGTTAATTTATATAGCCGAACCATCAATAATTATCAACTGACGGTAATGGGTGAAGTGCCCGCAGAAACCGCAAAATATATTGCCGAAGGTATCAAACTTCGGGATTTGACGAATTGA
- a CDS encoding sigma-E factor negative regulatory protein has translation MPEDLNLKISQFLDNELDQVDALSCLKRMQSRPELKDKLRRYEMISHAMKKDAFLLIKADFSTKIHQQIQQEPVYFLPQHKSFKRSHKQIAVAASLVIVAVIAGRSINISNQSVNAVTALQVAQNKPHQQPDKPVEATQYPLNKQINDYLQAHNNSVYTNGEADFQPYARVTASSRPSENRKPIAEKPVRSDFPLIFVK, from the coding sequence ATGCCTGAAGATTTAAATTTAAAAATATCTCAATTTCTTGATAATGAACTTGATCAAGTCGATGCTTTGTCTTGTTTGAAAAGAATGCAATCCCGGCCTGAGTTGAAAGACAAGTTGAGGCGTTATGAAATGATTAGTCATGCCATGAAAAAAGACGCTTTTTTATTAATCAAAGCCGATTTTTCAACAAAAATACATCAGCAGATACAGCAAGAACCGGTTTATTTTTTACCTCAACATAAGTCATTTAAGCGTAGCCATAAACAAATTGCGGTCGCGGCATCACTGGTTATTGTTGCCGTAATTGCAGGACGGAGTATAAACATTTCCAATCAGTCGGTTAACGCGGTAACAGCGCTCCAGGTTGCGCAGAATAAACCCCATCAACAGCCGGATAAGCCTGTTGAAGCTACGCAATATCCACTCAATAAACAAATTAATGATTATCTTCAAGCCCATAATAATAGTGTTTATACCAATGGTGAGGCTGATTTTCAGCCCTATGCCAGAGTAACGGCATCCAGTAGGCCGTCCGAGAATAGAAAACCGATTGCGGAAAAGCCAGTTCGGTCAGATTTTCCGCTCATTTTCGTTAAATAG
- the rpoE gene encoding RNA polymerase sigma factor RpoE, translated as MSSYTKYSEQLDEDLVLRVQQGDKSAFDFLVIKYQHRIIQLVNRYVKDPSEAQDVAQEAFIKAYRALGDFRGDSAFYTWLYRIAINTAKNYLVSRSRRSANYHVDIQDAEAFENAPQLQGMDTPEQLLLNQEIVDTIKIVIEKLPEDMRTAIMLREFEGMSYEEIAQAMDCPIGTVRSRIFRAREAIDDKLNPLLEHGGF; from the coding sequence GTGAGCAGTTACACTAAATACAGCGAACAACTAGATGAAGACCTGGTGTTGCGGGTGCAACAAGGCGATAAATCTGCATTTGATTTTTTGGTGATTAAATATCAGCATAGAATCATTCAGTTGGTAAATCGTTATGTCAAAGACCCCAGTGAGGCTCAGGACGTGGCTCAGGAAGCTTTTATCAAAGCTTATCGTGCGTTGGGGGATTTCAGGGGCGACTCGGCTTTTTATACCTGGCTTTATCGTATTGCCATTAATACGGCAAAAAATTACCTGGTATCACGATCAAGAAGAAGCGCTAATTATCATGTCGATATTCAGGATGCCGAGGCTTTTGAAAATGCACCACAGTTGCAGGGAATGGATACCCCTGAACAGTTATTATTAAATCAGGAAATAGTCGACACTATTAAAATCGTCATTGAAAAGCTTCCTGAAGATATGCGCACAGCCATTATGTTGCGTGAATTTGAGGGCATGAGTTACGAAGAAATTGCACAAGCAATGGATTGTCCTATTGGTACGGTACGGTCACGCATTTTTAGAGCGCGTGAGGCGATCGATGATAAATTAAACCCTTTGCTTGAACACGGTGGTTTTTAA
- the nadB gene encoding L-aspartate oxidase codes for MPYSKNYDVLIIGSGGAGLSLALKLADHSINVAVLSKFALTSSSTYYAQGGISAVFDAEDSIESHIEDTLDAGAGLCNPDIVRLTVTHGKSSIDWLREQGVVFTEEENNAGEIQLHLNREGGHSHRRVVHSADATGKAISLSLIERAQEHANIELFKHHSVVELITAPIGEDNGKQVLGAYVLDTQKNRVKTITARVVVLATGGANMAYIYSTNPHSSTGDGIALAWRAGCRVSNMEFMQFHPTCLFHPEARSFLISEALRGEGGKLVLADGSSFMQNFDPRGELAPRDIVARAIDHEMKKRGIDCVYLDISHKSADFIREHFPTIYQQCLDYGIDITKQPIPVVPAAHYTCGGVLTDSYARTDIKNLYAVGEVACTGLHGANRMASNSLLECLVFADRACEDILQKLPNILSTPKIPDWDESKVSDSDEEVVVSHNWDELRHFMWDYVGIVRTDKRLSRAMNRVELLKKEIAEYYGNFRVTSDLLELRNLVIVAELIIRCAQQRKESRGLHYTLDYPETDNSKPPQNTILKP; via the coding sequence ATGCCCTATTCAAAAAATTATGACGTCCTTATTATTGGCAGCGGCGGTGCCGGGCTAAGTTTGGCGCTTAAATTAGCTGACCACTCGATCAATGTTGCCGTATTATCCAAATTTGCACTAACTTCCAGCAGCACCTATTATGCACAGGGTGGCATATCAGCTGTTTTTGATGCTGAAGATTCCATTGAGTCTCATATTGAAGATACACTGGATGCTGGTGCAGGGCTTTGCAATCCTGACATTGTCAGACTTACCGTAACTCACGGAAAAAGCTCCATAGACTGGCTTCGAGAACAAGGTGTTGTTTTTACTGAGGAAGAAAACAATGCAGGCGAAATACAACTGCATTTAAACCGTGAAGGTGGTCACTCTCATCGACGTGTTGTGCATTCTGCGGACGCAACCGGCAAGGCAATTTCATTATCACTTATTGAACGTGCGCAAGAACATGCCAATATTGAATTATTTAAACACCACAGCGTTGTCGAGTTAATTACTGCGCCAATCGGCGAGGATAATGGTAAACAAGTATTGGGTGCCTATGTTCTGGACACTCAAAAAAACCGGGTTAAAACCATAACTGCCCGCGTCGTGGTGCTGGCGACCGGCGGTGCCAACATGGCTTATATTTATAGTACCAATCCACATAGCTCAACCGGTGACGGCATTGCCTTGGCATGGCGTGCCGGTTGTCGCGTCAGTAACATGGAGTTTATGCAATTCCATCCAACCTGCCTTTTTCATCCCGAAGCTCGCTCTTTTCTTATCAGTGAAGCACTAAGAGGCGAAGGCGGTAAGCTGGTTTTGGCCGATGGCTCTTCTTTTATGCAAAATTTTGATCCCAGAGGCGAATTAGCCCCAAGAGATATTGTTGCCAGAGCCATAGATCACGAAATGAAAAAACGCGGTATAGACTGTGTTTATCTTGATATCAGTCACAAATCGGCAGACTTCATACGCGAGCATTTTCCTACCATTTATCAACAGTGTCTTGACTATGGTATCGACATCACCAAACAGCCTATCCCTGTTGTTCCTGCTGCCCATTACACCTGCGGCGGGGTGTTAACGGACAGCTATGCACGCACAGACATAAAAAATCTTTATGCTGTTGGCGAGGTGGCTTGCACCGGGCTGCACGGTGCCAATCGAATGGCCAGCAACTCATTACTGGAATGCCTGGTTTTTGCCGATCGGGCCTGTGAAGATATTTTACAAAAACTTCCCAACATTCTTTCGACGCCCAAAATTCCGGACTGGGATGAATCGAAAGTCAGCGACTCCGATGAAGAAGTGGTTGTTTCCCATAACTGGGATGAATTACGTCATTTCATGTGGGATTACGTAGGCATCGTCAGAACGGATAAACGCCTTAGTCGGGCAATGAACCGGGTAGAATTACTTAAAAAAGAAATTGCTGAATATTATGGTAATTTTCGTGTCACCAGTGATTTACTTGAATTGCGTAATCTGGTCATCGTCGCCGAATTAATCATTCGCTGTGCACAGCAACGCAAAGAAAGTCGTGGCCTGCATTACACATTGGATTATCCTGAAACTGATAATAGCAAACCGCCACAAAATACTATTCTTAAACCTTGA
- a CDS encoding bifunctional diguanylate cyclase/phosphodiesterase, whose product MNLQIHNSKKKKLIDFDVSSEYFNNSLYRSQFSTVKDLVYYVKPISADMWCLDVLTLFSNDTTIFTVPIVNENNIPVGLISRGRLTELFFKPFARDLHHKKTIGEIMQMDAVIVDTNTSIDDLANITINAGMLHMVNGFIVVERGSYIGMATGQKLLEEITYRKQQDLHYLAHFDQLTGLPNRLLFKDRLLQSIQQAKRTNKLFSLIFVDLDRFKHINDTLGHSFGDELLKIFSQKLIVNVRESDTVARLGGDEFVIILQNLVEATDAEKIALDIIEYIRKPMLIYNQEIQITASLGVALYPMHDDSLDGLLRKADAAMYEVKEKGRNNYAMYSDVSDCGFIQRNSLEVGLRMALNKNEFSLHYQPQINLETSKVVGVEALLRWYHSELGLIPPAQFIPIAEESGLIISIGEWVLNEACRQQVDWISQGLPSLRIAVNVSAIQFRQNNFFDCVKKAIETSGINPSYLELELTESLVMTNPLQTVAMLNKIRSLGIKFAIDDFGTGHSSLSYLTRFPIDKLKIDQSFIRNIQGVPGNEAIVRAIIALGSSLGLEIIAEGVETLDELDCIKNYNCQEVQGYFFSRPIPADDFKAWHQDVTKAKGSSEENLLLTEQAIG is encoded by the coding sequence ATGAATTTACAAATACATAACTCCAAGAAAAAAAAATTAATCGATTTTGATGTAAGTAGCGAATATTTTAATAATTCATTATACCGGAGCCAATTTTCTACGGTAAAAGATCTGGTTTACTACGTTAAACCTATTTCTGCGGATATGTGGTGTCTGGATGTTTTAACTCTTTTTAGTAACGATACTACAATTTTTACTGTGCCAATTGTTAATGAAAATAATATTCCTGTTGGGTTGATTAGTCGGGGACGTCTAACTGAGCTGTTTTTTAAACCCTTTGCCAGGGACTTACATCATAAAAAAACGATTGGCGAAATCATGCAGATGGATGCGGTTATTGTCGATACCAATACCAGCATTGACGATCTTGCAAATATTACGATTAACGCCGGTATGTTGCATATGGTTAATGGCTTTATTGTTGTTGAACGTGGTAGCTATATTGGTATGGCAACAGGACAGAAATTACTTGAGGAAATTACCTATCGCAAGCAACAAGATCTGCATTATCTGGCTCATTTCGACCAGCTTACCGGTCTACCTAACCGATTATTGTTTAAAGACCGGTTGCTGCAGTCAATTCAACAGGCAAAACGTACTAACAAGCTGTTTAGCCTGATTTTTGTTGATTTGGACCGGTTTAAACATATTAACGATACATTAGGCCACAGTTTTGGCGATGAATTGTTAAAGATTTTTTCGCAAAAGTTAATTGTTAATGTAAGAGAAAGTGACACTGTAGCCCGCTTGGGAGGCGATGAGTTTGTTATTATCCTGCAAAATCTGGTTGAAGCTACAGATGCAGAAAAAATTGCCCTGGATATTATTGAGTATATTAGAAAGCCGATGCTGATATACAATCAAGAAATTCAAATTACTGCAAGCTTGGGTGTGGCGTTGTATCCGATGCATGATGATTCGCTCGATGGCTTACTTCGAAAAGCTGACGCTGCTATGTATGAAGTCAAGGAAAAAGGGCGTAATAATTATGCAATGTACTCTGACGTATCTGATTGTGGGTTTATTCAGCGAAACTCCCTTGAGGTAGGTCTGAGAATGGCGTTGAATAAAAATGAATTTTCCCTGCACTATCAACCACAAATTAATCTTGAAACTAGTAAAGTGGTTGGCGTGGAGGCATTGTTGCGTTGGTATCACAGTGAATTAGGTCTAATCCCCCCCGCTCAATTTATTCCAATTGCCGAAGAATCAGGGCTAATCATTTCTATTGGTGAATGGGTGCTAAATGAAGCTTGTCGACAGCAGGTTGATTGGATTAGCCAAGGCTTACCATCCTTGCGGATTGCCGTTAACGTATCGGCTATTCAGTTTCGGCAGAATAATTTTTTTGATTGCGTCAAAAAGGCAATTGAAACTAGCGGCATAAATCCTAGTTATCTTGAGCTTGAACTGACCGAAAGTCTGGTGATGACAAATCCACTACAAACCGTAGCGATGTTGAATAAAATCAGGTCTCTAGGAATTAAGTTTGCTATTGATGATTTTGGTACAGGTCATTCTAGTTTGAGTTATTTAACCCGGTTTCCTATAGACAAACTTAAAATAGATCAGTCTTTTATTCGTAATATTCAGGGTGTTCCAGGTAATGAGGCGATTGTTCGGGCGATCATTGCATTGGGCAGCAGTTTAGGCTTGGAAATTATTGCCGAAGGCGTTGAAACATTGGATGAACTGGACTGCATTAAAAATTATAATTGCCAGGAAGTACAAGGTTATTTTTTCTCTAGGCCAATTCCCGCTGATGACTTTAAAGCATGGCATCAAGATGTTACAAAGGCTAAAGGGTCTTCCGAAGAAAATCTACTTCTGACGGAACAAGCAATAGGTTAG
- the ettA gene encoding energy-dependent translational throttle protein EttA, translated as MAQYIYSMNRVGKIVPPKKYILKDISLSFFPGAKIGVLGLNGSGKSTLLRIMAGIDKEIEGEAIALKGINIGYLPQEPQLDPNKTVRGNVEEAVIEIKAALDQLDAVYAAYADPDADFDKLAADQARLEDIINACDGHNLDRKLEVAADALRLPDWDADVTKLSGGEKRRVALCRLLLSNPDMLLLDEPTNHLDAESVAWLERFLHDYPGTVVAVTHDRYFLDNVAGWILELDRGAGIPWEGNYSSWLEQKSNRLLQEEKQESSRQKAMKEELEWVRSNQKGRHAKSKSRLARFDELSSSDVQKRNETHEIYIPPGPRLGDVVIEADNITKAFGDKLLVNNLSFKLPPGGIVGIIGPNGAGKTTLFRMMAGLEQPDSGTLTLGQTVELAYVDQLRDDLDQKKTVFEEISDGLDIITVGKYETPSRSYVGRFNFKGADQGKRIGDLSGGERNRVHLAKLLKTGGNVLLLDEPTNDLDVETLRALEEALLAFPGCAVVISHDRWFLDRIATHILAFEGDSQVVWFEGNYEDYEADRHRRLGSDADNPHRLKYKKLS; from the coding sequence ATGGCGCAATATATCTATTCAATGAATCGGGTCGGCAAAATTGTCCCACCTAAAAAATATATCCTTAAAGATATTTCGTTGTCTTTTTTCCCTGGCGCAAAAATTGGCGTACTGGGTTTAAATGGCTCAGGAAAATCAACGCTGCTGAGAATTATGGCGGGCATCGATAAGGAAATCGAAGGCGAAGCTATCGCGCTAAAAGGCATTAATATTGGCTATTTACCACAAGAACCGCAACTGGATCCGAATAAAACCGTGCGCGGTAATGTTGAAGAGGCAGTCATTGAAATCAAGGCTGCTTTGGATCAACTTGATGCGGTTTATGCCGCTTACGCGGATCCTGATGCCGATTTTGATAAATTAGCTGCCGATCAAGCACGTTTGGAAGACATTATCAATGCCTGTGACGGTCATAATCTGGATCGCAAACTTGAAGTTGCAGCCGATGCCTTACGTTTGCCAGATTGGGATGCTGATGTTACCAAATTATCAGGTGGTGAAAAACGCCGCGTAGCCTTATGTCGATTGTTATTATCCAATCCAGACATGTTGTTATTGGATGAACCTACCAACCATCTGGATGCAGAATCAGTTGCTTGGTTGGAACGGTTTCTACACGATTATCCCGGAACCGTCGTTGCCGTAACTCATGACCGTTACTTTTTGGATAATGTAGCAGGTTGGATACTGGAACTGGACAGAGGCGCAGGCATTCCGTGGGAAGGCAATTACTCAAGCTGGCTGGAACAAAAAAGCAATCGATTGTTGCAAGAAGAAAAGCAGGAATCTTCCCGCCAAAAAGCAATGAAAGAAGAACTTGAATGGGTGCGCTCCAATCAAAAAGGCCGTCATGCCAAAAGCAAATCACGGCTTGCACGCTTTGACGAACTATCATCATCCGATGTGCAAAAACGTAATGAAACCCATGAGATTTATATTCCGCCCGGCCCTCGCTTGGGTGATGTCGTTATTGAAGCCGATAACATCACTAAAGCTTTCGGCGATAAGTTATTAGTCAATAACTTGAGTTTTAAACTTCCACCCGGCGGTATCGTGGGTATTATCGGCCCTAACGGCGCTGGTAAAACTACCCTATTCCGCATGATGGCAGGTCTTGAACAGCCAGATTCGGGTACCTTAACACTGGGTCAAACGGTTGAACTGGCTTACGTTGATCAGTTACGCGATGACCTTGACCAAAAGAAAACCGTCTTTGAAGAAATTTCTGATGGCTTGGACATAATTACGGTTGGTAAATATGAAACGCCCTCACGATCTTATGTCGGCCGCTTTAACTTTAAAGGTGCCGACCAAGGCAAACGTATCGGCGATCTTTCCGGAGGAGAACGCAACCGCGTGCATTTAGCCAAGCTACTGAAAACCGGTGGCAATGTCTTGCTGCTTGATGAACCGACTAACGATCTGGATGTTGAAACCCTGCGAGCCTTGGAAGAAGCGCTGCTGGCTTTCCCGGGTTGTGCGGTAGTTATTTCTCATGATCGCTGGTTTCTGGATAGAATTGCTACGCACATACTGGCCTTTGAAGGAGATAGTCAAGTAGTGTGGTTTGAAGGCAACTACGAAGATTATGAAGCCGATCGCCATCGCCGATTGGGCAGTGATGCCGACAACCCACATCGACTTAAATATAAAAAGCTGTCTTGA
- the arsS gene encoding arsenosugar biosynthesis radical SAM (seleno)protein ArsS (Some members of this family are selenoproteins.), whose product MHGTLPYLEQTDFPAINRHTLEILQVNLGYLCNLSCTHCHVNAGPKRTELMVKETVDLVLDFIKRENIHTLDLTGGAPEMNPHFSYLVMKARAMNVTVIDRCNLVILEEPGFEEMAGFLAVNKVVITASLPCYLEDNVDKQRGKGTFSSSLLALKKLNSLGYGQADSDLQLNLVFNPQGINLPPEQKALEKAYKKHLTTHYSIVFNKLFALTNLPVQRFGSMLISKGLLNDYMQLLKDNYRSENLSSVMCRNTLSVDWQGFVYDCDFNQMLQLPLGANPANKTHLSELINASLLTGSAINIRQHCYGCTAGQGSSCGGALD is encoded by the coding sequence ATGCACGGCACATTACCTTATTTGGAACAAACCGATTTCCCTGCTATTAACAGGCATACCCTGGAAATACTACAGGTTAATCTGGGTTATTTGTGTAATCTGAGTTGCACGCATTGTCATGTTAATGCGGGGCCAAAGCGCACCGAATTAATGGTTAAGGAAACCGTGGATTTGGTTCTGGACTTTATTAAAAGAGAAAATATTCATACGCTTGATTTAACCGGTGGTGCACCGGAAATGAATCCGCATTTTAGCTATCTGGTTATGAAGGCAAGGGCAATGAATGTTACTGTTATTGATCGTTGTAATCTGGTTATTCTTGAAGAACCAGGATTTGAAGAAATGGCTGGGTTTCTTGCCGTGAATAAGGTAGTGATCACCGCTTCGTTGCCCTGTTATCTTGAAGATAATGTCGATAAACAACGTGGTAAAGGTACATTTAGTAGCAGTTTGTTAGCGCTAAAAAAATTAAACAGTTTAGGTTACGGTCAAGCGGATAGTGATTTACAGCTTAACCTGGTCTTTAATCCGCAAGGTATTAACTTGCCGCCAGAGCAAAAGGCCTTGGAAAAAGCCTATAAAAAACATCTCACAACACACTATAGCATTGTTTTCAACAAGTTGTTTGCCTTAACCAATCTTCCTGTACAGCGCTTTGGCAGTATGTTGATTAGTAAAGGCTTGTTAAATGACTATATGCAATTATTAAAAGACAATTACCGATCGGAAAATCTGTCGAGTGTCATGTGTCGTAATACCTTGAGTGTGGATTGGCAAGGTTTTGTCTATGATTGCGATTTTAACCAGATGCTACAACTACCTTTAGGCGCAAATCCGGCAAATAAAACGCATTTAAGCGAGTTAATCAATGCTTCATTGTTAACGGGTTCCGCTATTAATATACGCCAGCATTGTTATGGCTGTACTGCAGGGCAGGGCAGTAGTTGCGGGGGGGCTTTGGATTAA